Proteins from a genomic interval of Zingiber officinale cultivar Zhangliang chromosome 2A, Zo_v1.1, whole genome shotgun sequence:
- the LOC122041347 gene encoding T-complex protein 1 subunit delta-like — MAATAAVPRASSKTESYVDTKRRDDVRQANIIAARAVADAVRTSLGPKGMDKMIASANGEVIITNDGATILNKMEVIQPAAKMLVDLSRSQDAAAGDGTTTVVVLAGSLLKCSLSLLSAGVHPTAVSDALHRLSIRAVDVLHGMAIPLDLSNRDALVKSAATSLNSKVVSQYSSLLAPLAVDAVLSVVDPAQPDIVDLRDVKIVKKLGGTVDDTELVKGLVFDKKVSHSAGGPTRVENAKIAVIQFQISPPKTDIEQSIVVSDYTQMDRILREERNYILGMVKKIKATGCNVLLIQKSILRDAVTDLSLHYLAKVKILVVKDVERDEIEFITKTLNCLPIANIEHFREDKLGFASCVEEASVGDGKIVKITGIKDMGRTTTVLVRGSNQLVLDEAERSLHDALCVVRCLVNKKFLIAGGGAPEIEMSRQLGAWAKELQGMDSYCIKEFAEALEVIPYTLAENAGLNSIVIVTELRNRHAQGEINAGINVRKGQITNILEENIVQPLLVSTSAITLAAECVRMILKIDDIVTVR, encoded by the exons ATGGCCGCCACCGCCGCTGTTCCTCGAGCTTCTTCGAAGACAGAGAGCTACGTGGACACGAAGCGGCGCGACGATGTCCGTCAGGCTAACATCATCGCCGCCCGCGCGGTCGCCGACGCCGTGCGCACTAGCCTGGGTCCCAAGGGAATGGACAAGATGATCGCATCCGCCAACGGCGAGGTAATCATCACCAACGACGGCGCCACCATCCTCAACAAGATGGAGGTTATTCAGCCTGCCGCCAAGATGCTCGTCGATCTATCCCGTTCCCAGGACGCCGCAGCCGGTGACGGCACGACGACCGTGGTCGTACTGGCGGGATCCCTTCTAAAATgctccctttctctcctctccgCCGGCGTCCACCCCACTGCGGTCTCCGATGCCCTTCACCGCTTGTCCATTCGTGCTGTCGACGTCCTCCATGGTATGGCCATTCCACTTGATCTCTCCAATCGTGACGCCCTTGTAAAGTCTGCCGCCACCTCCCTCAACAGCAAGGTCGTCAGTCAGTATTCCTCCCTTCTGGCCCCCTTGGCAGTTGACGCTGTCCTCTCCGTCGTCGACCCTGCACAACCGGACATTGTTGACCTCCGCGATGTGAAGATAGTGAAAAAGCTGGGAGGCACTGTCGATGACACCGAGCTGGTTAAAGGCCTCGTCTTTGATAAGAAGGTCAGCCATTCAGCTGGCGGCCCAACTCGGGTTGAGAATGCTAAGATCGCCGTCATACAGTTTCAAATTTCACCGCCAAAGACCGACATTGAGCAGAGCATCGTGGTCTCCGACTACACCCAGATGGACCGGATCCTACGAGAAGAACGGAATTATATTCTAGGGATGGTCAAGAAGATCAAGGCAACAGGTTGCAATGTGCTTCTTATTCAAAAAAGCATTCTGAGAGATGCTGTGACTGATCTCTCACTGCACTACCTGGCCAAGGTGAAAATTCTGGTGGTAAAGGATGTTGAAAGAGATGAGATTGAATTTATCACAAAAACTTTGAACTGCCTGCCAATTGCCAATATTGAGCACTTCCGAGAGGACAAGCTAGGGTTCGCAAGCTGCGTGGAGGAAGCCTCGGTCGGGGATGGGAAGATTGTGAAGATCACAGGGATCAAAGATATGGGAAGGACAACAACTGTTCTTGTTCGGGGATCAAACCAGCTGGTTCTTGACGAAGCAGAGCGCAGTCTCCATGATGCACTTTGTGTTGTCAG ATGCTTGGTAAATAAGAAGTTTCTAATTGCTGGTGGGGGTGCACCGGAGATCGAAATGTCCAGGCAGCTTGGAGCGTGGGCTAAAGAGCTTCAAGGCATGGACAGCTACTGCATCAAGGAGTTTGCAGAAGCTCTCGAGGTCATTCCCTACACTTTGGCGGAGAACGCCGGTCTAAACTCGATAGTCATTGTCACAGAGCTCAGGAACCGGCATGCCCAGGGCGAGATCAATGCTGGGATCAATGTGAGGAAGGGGCAAATCACAAACATCCTGGAGGAGAATATCGTGCAACCGCTATTGGTTAGCACCAGCGCAATCACATTGGCAGCCGAGTGTGTGAGAATGATTTTGAAGATAGATGACATTGTCACTGTGAGGTAA
- the LOC122043737 gene encoding iron-sulfur cluster assembly scaffold protein IscU-like produces the protein MGAAEAAAAAAAAAAAAAAAAGGGVERRYHERMADRFENSMLRAAGRRTLGFGWERPAPAAAGERRYHERVVDHFENPRNFGSFEKNDPSVGTGLVGSPACGHVMQLQIKVDDATGKIVDARYQTFGCVAAIASSSVATAWVKGKNLEEVISIKNKEIAEYLFLPPVKFQCSVLSEDAIKAAVEDYQAKKAKAAAENSEADAGSIEKAANV, from the exons ATGGGAGCTGCGGAGGCGGCGGCGGCTGCGGCAGCGGCGGCGGCtgctgcggcggcggcggcgggagGTGGGGTGGAGCGACGGTACCACGAGAGGATGGCGGATCGCTTCGAGAACAGCATGTTGAGAGCTGCGGGAAGGCGAACACTCGGGTTCGGATGGGAGCGACCGGCTCCGGCGGCGGCAGGGGAGCGAAGGTACCACGAGAGGGTGGTGGATCACTTCGAGAACCCTCGGAACTTCGGATCGTTTGAGAAGAACGATCCCTCGGTTgggacggggctcgtcggctcgcCAGCATGCGGCCATGTGATGCAGCTCCAGATCAAGGTTGACGATGCCACCGGGAAGATCGTGGACGCCCGCTACCAGACCTTTGGTTGCGTCGCCGCCATTGCATCATCTTCTGTCG CTACAGCATGGGTGAAGGGGAAAAATCTAGAGGAAGTGATATCCATCAAAAACAA AGAAATTGCTGAGTACCTTTTTCTTCCCCCGGTGAAGTTCCAGTGCAGCGTGTTGTCAGAGGACGCAATCAAAGCGGCTGTGGAAGACTACCAAGCAAAGAAAGCCAAGGCAGCTGCTGAAAATTCCGAAGCGGATGCAGGATCAATTGAGAAGGCTGCAAATGTCTGA
- the LOC122041345 gene encoding rRNA-processing protein UTP23 homolog, translating into MRVKKQKRHRKVVRFYSACFGFREPYKVLCDGTFIHHLLLHRLTPINDALARLLGTRIIPFTTRCIIGELRSLGESHCEALEAAQKLMIARCDHEKRINAMDCIESVVGEANSEHFFVATQDADMRKKFQKIPGVPVMYGLRNSLFIEQPSSMQKQFVKSSEERRLHLPESEDLKLRDMNPRDTISNNPDHGDADETLLRTASDKRNLLGVSRTSQLKRKRAKGPNPLSCKKKKQSNDASIAKKQNGGNSVGATKKKRIRKRKRTKEPKNVDAS; encoded by the exons ATGAGGGTGAAGAAGCAAAAGCGCCATCGCAAAGTGGTGCGCTTCTACTCCGCGTGCTTCGGTTTCCGAGAGCCTTATAAGGTTCTATGTGATGGCACCTTCATCCATCACCTCCTTCTCCACCGCCTCACCCCTATCAATGATGCTCTTGCTCGTCTTCTTGGAACTCGCATTATCCCCTTCACTACTAG ATGCATTATTGGAGAGCTAAGAAGCCTCGGTGAATCCCATTGTGAAGCCCTCGAGGCTGCTCAGAAGCTCATGATAGCTAG GTGCGACCATGAAAAGAGGATTAATGCCATGGACTGTATCGAGTCGGTTGTTGGAGAGGCGAACTCTGAGCATTTCTTTGTTGCCACTCAAGATGCAGATATGAGGAAAAAATTCCAGAAG ATTCCTGGAGTTCCTGTGATGTATGGTCTTAGAAACTCTTTGTTCATCGAGCAACCTTCTTCGATGCAAAAACAATTTGTCAAATCTAGTGAGGAAAGGCGTCTGCATTTGCCTGAATCAGAAGATCTGAAACTGCGTGATATGAATCCCAGGGATACAATATCAAACAATCCTGACCATGGTGATGCAGATGAAACACTCCTCAGAACTGCTAGTGATAAAAGAAATTTGCTAGGCGTGTCACGGACTAGTCAATTAAAACGAAAGCGAGCAAAG GGCCCAAATCCACTCTCATGTAAGAAGAAAAAACAAAGCAATGATGCTTCTATTGCGAAGAAGCAG AATGGTGGCAATTCTGTTGGTGCTACGAAGAAGAAAAGAATCAGAAAAAGAAAGAGAACTAAAGAGCCAAAAAATGTAGATGCGTCTTGA